The Panicum virgatum strain AP13 chromosome 5K, P.virgatum_v5, whole genome shotgun sequence genome has a window encoding:
- the LOC120706934 gene encoding protein SODIUM POTASSIUM ROOT DEFECTIVE 1-like encodes MASLLRWKDKYVKEKLQGLSCSSSASTSVVVASGRAIDRHSPRLRDPHRRLPPSVPRPPGSPYYGSPASTSKDSSSSSLKQQKQLHHHHDDGKDKRKKKSAEGAAAGGGGSSSTPSEHKKNKKKQAVAQLQLVSPASSSRFLLNSSRLMMQSDDDITVVDSLPPIPSSPRRPSFIDDDDDITGADSLPPLPSPRPAFIDDDMFPNRGDRTSRPSVPAWPQLEARRVELFPEPSAGAAASSSSSSSSSETGRRAAAGEKTAMTRSCSTRTGQHQVVVLRVSLHCKGCAGKVRKHISKMEGVSSFDIDIATKKVTVVGDVTPLGVLNSISKVKSAQFWPDHSLSSLSTPPRASASF; translated from the exons ATGGCTTCCTTGCTGCGGTGGAAGGATAAGTACGTGAAGGAGAAGCTGCAGGgcctctcctgctcctcctcggcctccacctccgtcgtcgtcgcctccggCCGCGCCATCGACCGCCACTCCCCGCGCCTCCGGGACCCTCACCGGCGCCTCCCGCCGTCGGTGCCCAGGCCACCCGGCTCTCCTTATTACGGTAGTCCTGCCAGTACTAGCAAagattcctcctcctcctccctgaaGCAGCAGAAGCAGCTTCACCACCACCATGACGACGGCAAAGacaaaaggaagaagaagagcgcaGAAGGAGCGGCcgctggtggtggcggcagcTCGTCCACGCCGTCGGAgcacaagaagaacaagaagaagcaggCGGTCGCGCAGCTGCAGCTGGTGAGCCCCGCGAGCTCCTCCAGGTTCCTACTCAACTCGTCCAGGCTGATGATGCAGTCTGACGACGACATCACCGTCGTCGACTCCCTGCCGCCGATCCCGTCGTCCCCGCGGCGCCCCTCGTTcatcgacgacgacgatgacatcACCGGCGCTGACTCCTTGCCGCCGCTCCCATCCCCTCGGCCGGCGTTCATCGACGACGACATGTTCCCCAACCGCGGCGATCGCACGTCGCGGCCTTCTGTTCCGGCATGGCCACAGCTCGAGGCGCGGCGCGTGGAATTATTCCCAGAGCCGTCTGCGGGtgcggcggcgtcctcctcctcttcctcgtcgtcgtcagagACAGGacgtcgtgccgccgccggcgaaaaGACTGCCATGACGAGATCTTGCTCCACGAGAACTGGCCAGCACCAG GTGGTGGTGCTGAGGGTGTCTCTGCACTGCAAGGGGTGCGCTGGCAAGGTGAGGAAGCACATCTCCAAGATGGAAGGCGTTAGTTCTTTCGACATCGATATCGCGACGAAGAAGGTGACGGTGGTGGGAGACGTGACGCCGCTGGGCGTGCTCAACAGCATCTCCAAGGTCAAGAGCGCCCAGTTCTGGCCAGAccactccttgtcctcgctgtCCACGCCGCCGCGTGCCTCCGCCTCCTTCTGA